One Panicum virgatum strain AP13 chromosome 9K, P.virgatum_v5, whole genome shotgun sequence genomic region harbors:
- the LOC120649303 gene encoding SCAR-like protein 1 isoform X1, producing MIRYQIRNEYGLSDPELYAAPGEEDDPEALLEGVAMAGLVGVLRQLGDLAEFAAEIFHDLHEDVMATASRGHGLMLRLQQLEAEFPAVEKALVSQTEHSNYPHDDGVSWHANLQLKQNMITQGDMPRFILDSYEECRGPPQLFTLDKFDVAGAGASLKRYSDPSFFKTESNMLEMDVSIENKPRRVKKKAMRWRKGATLESLLIENSESHITPKDRTSRKVPPRTTKLKSRHPRSPDHKTVSRICREHLLEVISSQQKILSRYSGQQYHVKFRSTDSNEMENYSATVQSSGKLELNKIVPINESDTMETISAPTDGSSYLDLGDKQILREQNEPLEENGMVRDSGKLQDCPDFQVGERNHSSDSGDQERHILAGVPADQDANGCRPDDICSDQGNFIDALNNMDSEGEADPEIETEFDPSANVEQTELNCDSKEGEDALPVESPEVGPASSPGFNRSCFVGEPTCTDSPSDYAPPAVSATNGPSSGSQSGRQLNGVDWTKDEEPFDDEDLMDVSSSSTVASDNADLQTNEDLYGCQQHQEEAYQGDHVAVIHSSDKHSPKASSGLDGMVISSDDYTDKVYHSVEHGQDDASMVLSKPNDVSEDEDKLSFGIADDLFLHPTKPNQEEIQEMEKELEEGGSLDTDISTGILASWPDMDRVMCMNDVEMSKDSVTVPEEIDAGTAPTGLDHDDNHDNQDGIAPEHSGTHNNLPRESNNDEIAEDMHSLPDNGLPTPFNKDIAEDNQICVLGGACLTSLSTHKEDSVQASATARDFADVQEFAVVIEGVPSQEETEAHGGETLATESFVFSDDIEPVEISVLPAPSTSSLPDNSSPCVEQHALTGMKDIAEGGKVVVAEESTTSRFADDVVPPKEEFSDAALYTEKTEVLTTNSTEEASRHDLQVQSSSPLKEGLETVEATHRNLGEVDTSRECISKKSMFQTENIPLCEIEPTGEKCSERDGIQFLSSAHFPVKSDYQEELLEESSHNAEVLSLCDLYKDVAVSPKSNALEKQPEDVDQNFAWGMPDQDSSSTNPFMDPAYMMSHTQLYPSPSMTGQPCFPEEQVFPSELLIQHDRMGAAVDSLWEPATPPDEAPLPSEVMTEEDFRSFFHEYHEIDFSAGTESCHSEPASESNNISNAMISESDFPCSLSALPVKLDQEACVHSKFGSQCAECSSTMDIQGATSMTFSGKEDLKDEAPGVDSHLKSHASFSDNRSPELDILSVPVNLQQEQHLLSQVDSHSSPLSDKEKTDEECCFPSSNVIEVKQDLEVHTDLVPHSFINENVEELDVAVPVEPEVGVRALDEYSQDIPCCSTSKKNDSITLGKPVLVQGSEVCVLGEVGSPIVPSSSIDDIEDNLEASALRTSFRAEQESECCTSGEHDSQITLSPLLDEKIDELDGPSLSSTAIVDRESEVCVPSGLSSQITPCSSTEENIQELDQSPLSSSVLVDLESESNVSGDCDSEVTPCSLVIDKVDESKDVQPNLIFSEEHEQEAHASPELDFHVAPCSLNDGKIGEIEGPPGCNGQVGPEKESDCSTEFDSQTAPCSSNSPVLTDISALASTPVMETYQLSPGLPPAVQSQNDSYEDPQAQAPPPLPPLQWRLGRPRLGLLSGKSSMPEPARRIDPVLQTSSQDMDIRLGLPDRMDRSIEPVSSQVVKKDTHRSSLLDDNDQNVEFGRSSTNVVVTDVARAKHCWQFSEAAENIKQQGNVWSSSPGVDDHADAGVAPVITDDDSGATHEIALYSSNPVVPLPTDELQDPQLCILSSDSRENSGNGKSMGAAGDMESISIKGHDSENRCYQQPQYVELFSGTSDHEEHITNASEEGGKHQSSASEAISDTEKHSGPGTSLKERNSQESQHLEEQNMGSFEHDQLGGPLPSSESMAPQDYPHDESNLERENRHRPSTPGLLVAWPGDKSSFFSGLNEASFGHAEQPPVLGWTVGPQMIHPKYSISVEDSFEPNITDNHLIKKPISIKNIPRNPLVDAVAAHDRSSMRKVSELAPSTDKPKANERNLLLEQIRSKTFSLKPVAPAKPIAMGSAARANTRNLKVAAIIEKANAIRQAVGSDDEDADSWSDS from the exons aTGATTCGGTACCAGATACGGAATGAGTACGGGCTGTCGGATCCGGAGCTGTACGCGGCGCCGGGGGAGGAGGATGACCCGGAGGCGCTCCTCGAGGGCGTCGCCATGGCCGGTCTCGTCGGCGTGCTCCGGCAGCTGGGGGATCTCGCCGA GTTTGCAGCAGAAATTTTTCATGACCTTCATGAAGATGTGATGGCCACTGCTTCTAGAGGACATGGTTTAATGCTCCGGTTGCAGCAGCTAGAGGCAGAATTTCCAGCAGTTGAGAAGGCACTTGTATCCCAGACTGAGCACTCAAATTATCCACATGATGATG GTGTCAGCTGGCATGCTAATCTTCAACTTAAACAGAATATGATCACGCAAGGAGACATGCCTCGCTTCATTTTGGATTCATATGAAGAATGCCGTGGCCCACCGCAGTTGTTCACGCTGGATAA GTTTGATGTTGCTGGTGCTGGAGCCTCCTTAAAACGATATTCAGACCCCTCTTTCTTCAAGACAGAATCCAACATGTTAGAAATGGATGTTTCAATTGAAAATAAGCCTCGTAGAGTTAAG AAGAAGGCTATGCGTTGGAGGAAAGGGGCAACACTTGAATCATTACTCATTGAGAACTCTGA ATCTCACATTACCCCCAAGGATCGAACTTCTAGGAAAGTTCCACCTAGGACAACAAAGTTGAAATCCAGGCATCCGCGGAGCCCTGATCATAAAACTGTTAGCAGAATATGCAGGGAACATCTGCTAGAAGTAATTTCATCGCAGCAAAAAATTTTGTCCAGATATTCTGGACAGCAGTACCATGTGAAATTTAGGTCAACTGACTCAAATGAAATGGAGAATTATAGTGCTACTGTTCAGTCTTCTGGTAAACTGGAACTGAATAAAATTGTTCCAATAAACGAATCTGATACCATGGAGACTATATCTGCACCCACTGATGGATCATCTTACCTGGACCTAGGTGATAAACAAATTCTCAGGGAACAAAATGAACCTTTAGAAGAAAATGGCATGGTCCGTGACTCAGGAAAGCTGCAGGATTGTCCAGACTTCCAGGTTGGCGAACGTAATCACAGCTCGGATTCAGGAGATCAAGAGAGACACATATTAGCTGGGGTTCCTGCTGATCAAGATGCTAATGGCTGCAGACCTGATGACATTTGTAGTGATCAAGGTAACTTCATTGACGCTCTTAACAATATGGACTCAGAAGGTGAAGCAGATCCTGAAATAGAAACTGAATTTGATCCCAGTGCCAATGTTGAGCAGACTGAATTGAACTGTGACAGCAAGGAAGGCGAAGATGCATTGCCTGTGGAGTCTCCAGAAGTAGGTCCTGCATCCTCACCAGGGTTCAACCGTTCATGCTTTGTTGGAGAACCAACCTGTACGGACTCACCAAGTGATTATGCTCCTCCGGCAGTATCAGCCACTAATGGTCCAAGCTCTGGTTCACAATCTGGAAGACAATTGAATGGTGTTGATTGGACCAAAGATGAAGAGCCTTTTGATGATGAGGATCTAATGGATGTGAGCTCATCATCTACTGTAGCTTCCGACAATGCTGACTTACAAACCAATGAAGATCTCTATGGTTGTCAACAACACCAAGAGGAAGCTTATCAGGGTGATCATGTCGCTGTTATCCATAGTTCTGATAAACATTCACCCAAGGCATCTAGTGGTTTGGATG GTATGGTTATCAGCAGCGACGATTACACTGACAAAGTATATCATTCCGTGGAGCATGGCCAGGATGATGCTTCTATGGTATTGAGCAAACCTAATGATGTTTCAGAAGACGAAGACAAACTCAGTTTTGGGATTGCTGATGATTTGTTTCTCCACCCTACCAAACCCAATCAAGAGGAAATACAGGAGATGGAGAAAGAATTGGAAGAAGGTGGATCTCTAGATACAGATATATCAACTGGCATACTTGCATCATGGCCAGATATGGACCGTGTTATGTGCATGAATGATGTAGAGATGAGCAAGGATAGTGTTACAGTTCCTGAAGAAATTGATGCTGGTACTGCCCCAACAGGTTTGGATCATGATGACAACCATGATAATCAAGATG GAATTGCACCAGAACATTCAGGCACACACAATAATCTACCACGTGAATCAAATAATGATGAGATTGCTGAAGACATGCACTCTTTACCAGACAATGGTCTACCAACTCCTTTTAATAAGGATATTGCAGAGGATAATCAAATATGCGTGCTTGGAGGGGCTTGTCTGACTAGCCTCAGCACACACAAAGAGGATTCTGTGCAAGCATCTGCCACAGCCAGGGACTTCGCTGATGTTCAAGAGTTTGCAGTAGTAATTGAAGGCGTACCTTCTCAAGAGGAGACAGAAGCTCATGGAGGAGAGACGCTTGCAACCGAGTCCTTCGTGTTCAGTGATGATATAGAACCAGTGGAAATTAGTGTTCTTCCAGCCCCTAGTACTTCCTCTCTACCTGACAACAGCAGTCCATGTGTAGAACAACATGCATTGACAGGAATGAAAGACATTGCGGAGGGTGGCAAAGTTGTGGTTGCAGAAGAATCAACTACTAGCAGGTTTGCAGATGACGTGGTACCTCCCAAAGAGGAGTTCAGTGATGCTGCCTTATATACTGAAAAAACAGAGGTTCTCACCACAAATTCAACTGAAGAAGCCTCTAGACATGATCTGCAAGTACAATCTAGTTCTCCTTTAAAGGAAGGGTTGGAAACAGTAGAAGCTACCCACAGAAATCTTGGGGAAGTTGATACATCAAGAGAATGTATCTCTAAAAAGAGTATGTTTCAGACAGAAAATATCCCTCTTTGTGAAATAGAGCCAACAGGTGAAAAATGTAGCGAAAGGGATGGTATTCAGTTTCTTTCCTCAGCACATTTTCCAGTAAAATCTGATTATCAAGAGGAATTACTAGAGGAGTCCAGTCATAATGCTGAAGTCCTCTCTCTGTGTGATTTGTACAAGGATGTTGCAGTAAGTCCGAAAAGTAACGCACTGGAGAAACAACCAGAGGATGTTGATCAAAATTTTGCGTGGGGGATGCCTGATCAAGATTCTAGTAGTACAAACCCATTCATGGATCCAGCTTACATGATGAGCCACACTCAATTATATCCCTCTCCCAGTATGACTGGCCAACCGTGTTTCCCTGAAGAACAGGTTTTCCCTTCAGAACTTCTAATACAACATGACAGGATGGGAGCAGCTGTTGATTCCCTTTGGGAACCTGCAACTCCACCTGATGAAGCGCCGTTACCATCAGAAGTTATGACTGAAGAAGATTTCAGATCCTTCTTCCATGAGTATCATGAGATAGACTTTTCAGCTGGTACTGAAAGTTGTCACAGTGAACCAGCCTCAGAATCTAACAATATTTCAAATGCTATGATCAGTGAATCAGATTTTCCATGTTCTCTTTCTGCCTTGCCAGTGAAGTTAGACCAGGAAGCATGTGTTCATTCTAAGTTTGGTTCTCAGTGTGCTGAATGTTCATCTACTATGGATATACAAGGTGCTACATCAATGACATTTTCTGGAAAAGAAGATCTCAAGGATGAGGCACCAGGGGTAGATTCTCATTTAAAATCTCATGCGTCTTTCAGTGATAACAGAAGTCCTGAATTAGATATACTCTCTGTTCCAGTGAATTTACAACAGGAACAGCACCTGTTATCTCAAGTTGATTCTCATAGTTCTCCTTTGTCGGATAAAGAGAAGACTGATGAAGAATGCTGCTTTCCTTCAAGCAACGTTATTGAAGTGAAACAAGATCTGGAAGTTCATACTGATCTTGTTCCACATTCTTTTATTAATGAAAATGTAGAGGAGCTGGATGTTGCTGTCCCAGTGGAACCGGAGGTAGGAGTTCGTGCCCTGGATGAATATAGCCAGGATATTCCTTGTTGTTCAACTAGCAAGAAGAACGATAGCATTACTTTGGGGAAACCTGTTCTAGTCCAGGGATCAGAAGTTTGTGTGCTTGGCGAAGTTGGTTCTCCGATCGTTCCATCATCTTCAATTGATGATATTGAAGACAATTTAGAAGCCTCTGCTTTGAGGACTTCTTTTCGAGCAGAACAAGAGTCAGAGTGTTGCACATCAGGTGAACATGATTCTCAAATCACTCTATCCCCTTTGCTTGATGAGAAGATTGATGAACTGGATGGCCCTTCTTTGAGCAGTACAGCCATAGTGGATAGGGAATCAGAAGTTTGTGTTCCATCTGGACTTAGTTCTCAAATCACTCCATGTTCTTCAACTGAGGAAAATATACAAGAATTAGATCAGTCTCCTTTGAGCAGTTCTGTTTTAGTTGATCTTGAATCAGAAAGTAATGTCTCGGGGGACTGTGATTCTGAAGTTACTCCATGTTCCTTGGTTATAGACAAGGTTGATGAATCTAAAGATGTTCAACCAAATCTTATTTTCTCTGAGGAACATGAGCAGGAAGCTCATGCATCCCCTGAATTAGACTTTCATGTTGCTCCATGTTCCTTGAATGATGGTAAGATTGGTGAAATAGAAGGTCCTCCAGGATGCAATGGCCAGGTGGGACCAGAGAAGGAATCTGATTGCTCAACTGAATTTGATTCCCAAACTGCACCATGTTCTTCAAATTCACCAGTACTAACTGACATAAGTGCATTGGCTTCTACTCCTGTCATGGAAACATATCAATTGTCTCCTGGTCTGCCACCCGCTGTACAATCTCAAAATGATTCCTACGAAGATCCCCAAGCTCAAGcacctccccctctccctcctctccagTGGAGGCTTGGAAGGCCTCGTCTAGGGCTTCTGAGCGGAAAAAGCTCTATGCCTGAGCCTGCAAGGAGAATTGATCCCGTTTTGCAGACATCAAGCCAAGACATGGATATCAGGTTAGGTTTGCCCGATCGAATGGATAGATCGATAGAACCAGTATCCTCTCAAGTGGTCAAAAAAGATACACATCGGAGTTCTTTGTTAGATGATAATGATCAAAATGTAGAATTTGGAAGATCATCGACCAATGTTGTAGTAACTGATGTTGCAAGGGCTAAACACTGTTGGCAGTTCTCAGAAGCTGCAGAGAACATTAAACAACAGGGCAATGTTTGGTCATCGTCACCAGGAGTTGATGATCATGCGGATGCTGGGGTCGCACCAGTAATAACTGATGATGATTCTGGGGCGACACATGAAATAGCCTTATACTCATCAAACCCTGTGGTTCCATTACCTACAGATGAACTGCAGGACCCTCAACTGTGCATCTTATCTTCAGATTCTAGAGAAAATAGTGGGAATGGCAAGTCAATGGGTGCTGCTGGTGACATGGAAAGCATCTCAATAAAAGGACATGATTCTGAAAATAGGTGTTACCAGCAACCTCAGTATGTTGAATTGTTCTCAGGGACTTCAGACCATGAAGAGCATATTACAAATGCATCAGAGGAGGGtggaaaacatcagtctagtgcaagtgaggcaatttCAGACACTGAAAAACATTCTGGACCAGGCACATCGTTGAAGGAAAGGAATAGCCAGGAGAGTCAACATTTAGAGGAACAAAATATGGGTAGTTTTGAGCACGATCAGTTGGGAGGCCCATTGCCCAGTTCAGAATCAATGGCACCTCAAGATTATCCACATGATGAATCtaatttggagagagaaaatagaCACCGGCCTAGCACCCCAGGCCTATTAGTGGCATGGCCTGGTGATAAAAGTAGCTTCTTCAGTGGTCTCAACGAGGCTAGCTTTGGACATGCTGAGCAGCCACCTGTGTTGGGATGGACTGTTGGCCCTCAGATGATTCATCCTAAGTATAGTATATCAGTAGAAGACAGCTTCGAGCCAAATATCACCGATAATCATTTAATCAAGAAGCCTATTTCGATAAAAAACATCCCAAGGAATCCACTGGTTGATGCTGTTGCTGCTCATGATAGAAGCTCG ATGCGAAAGGTTTCAGAGCTTGCGCCATCAACTGACAAGCCGAAGGCCAATGAGAGAAACCTGTTGCTAGAACAGATAAGAAGCAAG ACCTTCAGCCTGAAACCAGTGGCTCCTGCTAAGCCAATAGCCATGGGATCTGCTGCTAGAGCCAATACTAGAAACTTGAAGGTGGCTGCAATCATAGAGAAGGCAAATGCCATCCGACAG GCAGTGGGAAGTGATGACGAAGACGCAGATAGTTGGAGTGACTCATAG